A part of bacterium genomic DNA contains:
- a CDS encoding DUF2277 domain-containing protein, whose amino-acid sequence MCRNIKTLFNYRPPATAEEIRAASLQFVRKISGFAKPSKANEGAFLAAVDDIAGIAGRLLGSLDTNAPPKNRADEAAKAKARAAARFGAAASPSTAPPARRAAP is encoded by the coding sequence ATGTGCAGAAACATCAAGACGCTCTTCAACTACCGTCCACCCGCGACGGCCGAGGAGATTCGCGCCGCGTCGCTCCAGTTCGTCAGAAAGATCAGCGGGTTTGCGAAGCCGTCGAAGGCCAACGAAGGCGCCTTCCTGGCGGCGGTGGATGACATCGCCGGCATCGCGGGCCGTCTGCTCGGGTCGCTCGACACCAACGCGCCGCCGAAGAATCGAGCAGACGAGGCCGCCAAGGCGAAAGCGCGGGCCGCGGCGCGATTCGGCGCCGCGGCTAGCCCAAGTACAGCGCCTCCAGCCCGACGAGCCGCTCCGTGA
- a CDS encoding ABC transporter permease → MVRRGERLWLTGITVLLYVFLLAPVVIVVIAALNSGAYLRFPPEGLSLRWFAAFAHNRTLVRSFKFSLELAAIVTVVATAIGTMASLWLVRFSGRFRTAMRLLMIAPIAVPGILTGIALLIYFYAIGWGKGGGLAQLVVGHTLICIPYVVLIVSAVLVRFDRTLEEAARNLGAGPLATFRRVTLPLIKGAVISGAIFAFVTSYDEFNISLLLHGIRRVPLPIELFDYLRFSFDPTLAVAGTISIAMAVAVVLITERLVGLEALYLG, encoded by the coding sequence ATGGTCCGGCGCGGCGAACGGCTGTGGCTGACCGGCATCACGGTGCTGCTCTACGTCTTTCTGCTCGCCCCCGTCGTGATCGTCGTGATCGCGGCCCTCAACTCCGGCGCCTATCTCCGCTTCCCGCCCGAGGGGCTGTCGCTCCGCTGGTTCGCGGCGTTCGCGCACAACCGCACGCTCGTGCGCTCGTTCAAGTTCAGCCTCGAGCTGGCGGCGATCGTCACCGTCGTCGCGACGGCGATCGGGACGATGGCGAGCCTGTGGCTGGTCCGCTTCTCCGGCCGGTTCCGGACGGCGATGCGTCTTCTCATGATCGCGCCGATCGCCGTCCCGGGCATCCTGACCGGGATCGCGCTCCTCATCTACTTCTATGCGATCGGGTGGGGCAAAGGGGGCGGCCTCGCGCAGCTCGTCGTCGGCCACACGCTGATCTGCATCCCCTACGTGGTGCTGATCGTAAGCGCCGTGCTCGTCCGGTTCGACCGGACCCTCGAGGAGGCGGCGCGCAACCTCGGCGCGGGGCCGCTCGCCACGTTCCGCCGGGTGACGCTGCCCCTCATCAAGGGCGCGGTGATCTCGGGGGCGATCTTTGCGTTTGTGACGAGTTACGACGAATTCAACATCTCGCTGCTGCTGCACGGCATCCGGCGGGTGCCGCTGCCGATCGAACTGTTCGATTATCTGCGGTTCTCGTTCGACCCCACGCTCGCGGTCGCCGGCACCATCAGCATCGCGATGGCGGTGGCCGTCGTACTGATCACGGAGCGGCTCGTCGGGCTGGAGGCGCTGTACTTGGGCTAG